The following proteins are encoded in a genomic region of Streptomyces sp. SLBN-31:
- the rfaE2 gene encoding D-glycero-beta-D-manno-heptose 1-phosphate adenylyltransferase, which produces MAGSGKSPLVVVGDALLDRDLTGTADRLAPDAPVPVVTEHTRRARPGGAALAACLAARDGREVTLVTGVGDDPASEELRRLLGGRVKVIGLPLTGGLAEKTRVLAQGRPVVRLDRGDGRVREATDEAREAVRSAPAVLVSDYGRGAADALRDVLAERPPVVWDPHPRGGPPVPGTRLVTPARSEAHAFAATAADQNTTEAPGSDLRAAAREAAALVRHWRVACVAVTMGARGALLSYGEHPLLVPAPAAHHGDPCGAGDRFAATAAGLLADGTLVGEAVEGAVAAATGFVAAGGAGGLADGASPEADPRPSGEEGADPHTDPDPHTVIARVRAAGGIVVAAGGCFDLLHAGHVGLLQAARRIGDCLVVCLNSDASVRRRKGEGRPVNPLADRVRVLRALACVDAVAVFDEDTPEQLLADLRPDVWVKGSDYTGADLPEAALLQEWGGQAVLLPYLAGRSSTTLLDRAAAGAR; this is translated from the coding sequence ATGGCGGGCTCCGGCAAGTCCCCGCTCGTCGTGGTCGGCGACGCCCTGCTCGACCGCGACCTGACCGGTACCGCCGACCGGCTCGCCCCCGACGCGCCCGTACCCGTCGTCACCGAGCACACCCGGCGGGCGCGGCCCGGCGGCGCCGCTCTCGCGGCCTGCCTGGCCGCCCGCGACGGCCGGGAGGTCACCCTGGTCACCGGCGTGGGCGACGACCCGGCGAGCGAGGAGCTGCGCCGGCTGCTCGGCGGCCGGGTGAAGGTGATCGGCCTGCCGCTGACCGGTGGGCTGGCGGAGAAGACCCGCGTGCTGGCGCAGGGCCGCCCGGTCGTGCGGCTGGACCGCGGTGACGGCCGCGTCCGCGAGGCCACCGACGAGGCCCGCGAGGCGGTCCGCTCGGCCCCGGCCGTCCTGGTCTCCGACTACGGCCGGGGCGCGGCCGACGCCCTGCGCGACGTACTGGCCGAACGCCCGCCCGTCGTCTGGGACCCGCACCCGCGCGGCGGACCGCCGGTGCCGGGGACACGGCTGGTGACTCCCGCCCGGTCGGAGGCGCACGCTTTCGCGGCGACCGCCGCGGACCAGAACACCACCGAGGCGCCGGGCAGCGACCTGCGCGCCGCCGCCCGCGAGGCCGCCGCGCTCGTTCGGCACTGGCGGGTTGCCTGTGTCGCGGTGACCATGGGCGCGCGCGGCGCCCTGCTGTCCTACGGCGAACACCCCCTGCTCGTCCCTGCACCCGCCGCGCATCACGGCGACCCCTGCGGTGCCGGCGACCGGTTCGCCGCCACGGCGGCCGGCCTGCTGGCCGACGGAACACTCGTCGGCGAGGCGGTGGAAGGCGCCGTCGCCGCCGCGACCGGGTTCGTCGCCGCGGGTGGCGCGGGCGGACTGGCCGACGGCGCCTCCCCCGAGGCGGACCCGCGTCCGTCCGGCGAGGAGGGCGCGGACCCCCACACGGACCCGGACCCGCACACCGTGATCGCCCGGGTGCGAGCGGCCGGCGGTATCGTCGTGGCCGCCGGCGGCTGCTTCGACCTGCTGCACGCCGGGCACGTCGGCCTGCTCCAGGCCGCCCGGCGGATCGGCGACTGCCTCGTCGTGTGCCTCAACTCGGACGCGTCGGTACGGCGCCGCAAGGGAGAGGGCCGACCGGTGAATCCGCTCGCCGACCGGGTCCGGGTACTGCGCGCCCTCGCCTGCGTCGACGCTGTGGCCGTGTTCGACGAGGACACCCCGGAACAGCTGCTCGCCGACCTGCGGCCCGACGTCTGGGTCAAGGGCAGCGACTACACCGGCGCCGACCTGCCCGAGGCGGCGCTGCTGCAGGAGTGGGGCGGGCAGGCGGTGCTGCTGCCGTACCTCGCCGGGCGGTCCTCGACCACGCTTCTGGACCGGGCGGCGGCGGGTGCCCGATGA
- a CDS encoding SIS domain-containing protein: MSTHAESSVTAHCDELLDALVRFRERAHFTERWGGQLAAVLCGGGRLLAAGNGGSAAQAQHLTAELVGRYRDDRPPFSAIALHADTSSTTAIANDYGVDEVFARQVRAHGRPGDILMLLSTSGASANLLAAADAGRAAGLTVWALTGPAPNPLVACSDEALCVSGSSTATVQELHLVAVHMVCEAFDAAVERNGR, from the coding sequence ATGAGCACCCACGCCGAATCGTCCGTCACCGCGCACTGCGACGAACTGCTCGACGCCCTGGTCCGGTTCCGTGAACGGGCCCATTTCACCGAGCGGTGGGGCGGGCAACTCGCCGCCGTTCTCTGCGGTGGCGGTCGGCTGCTGGCCGCCGGCAACGGCGGCAGCGCGGCCCAGGCCCAGCACCTGACCGCCGAACTCGTCGGCCGCTACCGCGACGACCGCCCGCCGTTCTCCGCGATCGCCCTGCACGCCGACACCTCCTCCACCACCGCCATCGCCAACGACTACGGCGTCGACGAGGTGTTCGCCCGCCAGGTCCGCGCCCACGGCCGCCCCGGCGACATCCTGATGCTGCTGTCCACCTCCGGCGCCAGCGCCAACCTGCTGGCCGCCGCCGACGCCGGACGCGCGGCGGGCCTGACCGTCTGGGCGCTGACCGGCCCGGCCCCCAACCCTCTGGTGGCCTGCAGCGACGAGGCACTGTGCGTGTCGGGCTCCTCCACCGCGACCGTCCAGGAACTCCACCTGGTGGCGGTGCACATGGTGTGCGAGGCGTTCGACGCGGCCGTGGAGAGGAACGGGAGGTGA